The proteins below are encoded in one region of Amycolatopsis magusensis:
- a CDS encoding PQQ-dependent sugar dehydrogenase — protein sequence MGLRRHAFLRKARRSWALGLVAPLAAAGVVVATTAPVATAAVPAGFTDTVAIGGLSSPTAAAFAPDGRVFIAEKSGLLKVFDSLADTTATVFADLRTPTQDFWDRGLLGLAIDPAFPARPYVYVSYTYDAMPGGAAPRWGDTCPTPPGATDDGCVVTGRVSQLTMGAGGVAVSEKPLITDWCQQYPSHSIGSLAFGPDGALYAGGGDGASFNFTDYGQVKNLCGDPPSAAGTNLVPPNAEGGALRSQSVRRPAGQPVLLNGAILRINPDTGAGMPGNPFASSSDANARRIVAYGMRNQFRFGFRPGTSELWSGDVGWGTWEEINRITNVGDAVAENFGWPCFEGSTRQSGYDGANLTRCESLYSAGGQTAPYYAYNHSAKVVATDPCPTGGSSISGIAFESGSNYPPAYSGSLFFADSSRGCIWAMQTEAGQPSANRLVPFVTGVNVPVQVLSGPGGDIFYVALGSGQLRRVSYSSGNRAPVAVGTATPSSGPAPLAVQFNASGSSDPDGDALTYAWDLDADGAYDDSTAVNPTRTYTAPAVVNVGLRVTDPSGANGTTTVPVTVGNPPGLDPVPVIDTPTAALNWQVGQTVPFAGRATDAQDGELPASALSWRLAIRHCAANGTCHTHNVQDYNGVASGSFVAPDHEYPSHLELTLTATDSSGRAASKTVELQPRTVALSFTSQPSQALLTVGGIEQRTPFTRTVIAGSNNSVSANSPQNIPPNNWKYAWTSWSDGGARAHNVVAPSTPATYRANFRLCWLLNPC from the coding sequence ATGGGGTTACGCCGTCATGCGTTCCTGCGCAAAGCACGAAGATCATGGGCACTGGGATTGGTCGCACCACTGGCCGCGGCGGGGGTGGTGGTGGCCACGACCGCGCCCGTGGCCACCGCCGCGGTGCCCGCCGGGTTCACCGACACCGTCGCGATCGGCGGGCTCTCTTCGCCGACGGCGGCGGCCTTCGCGCCGGACGGGCGGGTGTTCATCGCCGAGAAGAGCGGGCTGCTCAAGGTTTTCGACTCGCTCGCCGACACCACCGCGACCGTGTTCGCCGACCTCCGCACGCCGACCCAGGACTTCTGGGACCGCGGCCTGCTCGGGCTCGCCATCGATCCGGCGTTCCCCGCCCGCCCGTACGTCTACGTGTCCTACACCTACGACGCCATGCCCGGCGGAGCCGCGCCGCGCTGGGGTGACACCTGCCCGACCCCGCCCGGCGCCACCGACGACGGCTGCGTGGTCACCGGCCGCGTGTCGCAGCTGACCATGGGCGCGGGCGGCGTCGCGGTCAGCGAGAAACCGCTGATCACCGACTGGTGCCAGCAGTACCCGAGCCACTCCATCGGCTCGCTCGCCTTCGGCCCGGACGGCGCGCTGTACGCCGGCGGTGGCGACGGCGCCAGCTTCAACTTCACCGACTACGGCCAGGTCAAGAACCTGTGCGGCGACCCGCCTTCCGCGGCGGGCACGAACCTCGTCCCGCCCAACGCCGAGGGCGGCGCGCTGCGCTCGCAGTCGGTGCGGCGGCCCGCCGGTCAGCCGGTGCTGCTCAACGGCGCGATCCTGCGCATCAACCCGGACACCGGCGCGGGCATGCCGGGCAACCCGTTCGCGAGCAGTTCCGACGCGAACGCCCGGCGCATCGTCGCCTACGGCATGCGCAACCAGTTCCGCTTCGGCTTCCGGCCCGGCACCAGCGAACTCTGGTCCGGCGACGTCGGCTGGGGCACCTGGGAGGAGATCAACCGGATCACCAACGTCGGCGACGCGGTCGCGGAGAACTTCGGCTGGCCGTGTTTCGAGGGCTCCACGCGGCAGTCCGGTTACGACGGCGCGAACCTGACCCGGTGCGAATCGCTCTATTCCGCCGGTGGCCAGACCGCGCCCTACTACGCCTACAACCACAGCGCGAAAGTGGTGGCGACCGACCCCTGCCCGACCGGTGGTTCGTCGATCAGCGGAATCGCGTTCGAATCGGGTAGCAATTATCCACCAGCCTATTCCGGTTCGCTTTTCTTCGCCGATTCCTCGCGCGGCTGCATCTGGGCGATGCAGACCGAAGCCGGGCAGCCGAGCGCGAACCGGCTGGTGCCGTTCGTGACCGGCGTGAACGTCCCGGTGCAGGTGCTCAGCGGTCCCGGCGGCGACATCTTCTACGTCGCGCTCGGCAGCGGGCAGTTGCGCCGGGTCAGCTACAGCAGCGGCAACCGGGCGCCGGTCGCGGTGGGCACGGCGACCCCGTCCAGCGGGCCCGCGCCGCTCGCGGTGCAGTTCAACGCCTCGGGCTCGAGCGACCCCGACGGTGACGCCCTCACCTACGCCTGGGACCTCGACGCCGACGGTGCCTACGACGACTCGACCGCGGTCAACCCGACGCGCACCTACACCGCACCCGCGGTGGTCAACGTCGGCCTGCGCGTCACCGACCCGAGCGGGGCGAACGGGACCACCACGGTGCCGGTGACGGTGGGCAACCCGCCCGGCCTGGACCCGGTGCCGGTGATCGACACCCCGACCGCCGCGCTGAACTGGCAGGTCGGGCAGACGGTGCCGTTCGCCGGGCGGGCCACGGACGCACAGGACGGTGAACTGCCCGCTTCGGCGCTGTCGTGGCGGCTGGCGATCCGGCACTGCGCGGCCAACGGCACCTGCCACACGCACAACGTGCAGGACTACAACGGCGTGGCGAGCGGCTCGTTCGTCGCTCCCGACCACGAGTACCCGTCGCACCTGGAGCTGACGCTCACCGCGACGGACTCCTCGGGCCGGGCCGCGTCGAAGACGGTGGAACTGCAACCCAGGACCGTCGCGCTGAGCTTCACCTCGCAGCCCAGCCAGGCCCTGCTCACCGTCGGCGGGATCGAGCAGCGCACCCCGTTCACCCGCACGGTCATCGCGGGCTCGAACAACTCGGTGAGCGCGAACAGCCCGCAGAACATCCCGCCGAACAACTGGAAGTACGCGTGGACCTCGTGGTCCGACGGCGGGGCCAGGGCGCACAACGTGGTGGCGCCCTCGACCCCGGCCACCTACCGGGCGAACTTCCGGCTCTGCTGGTTGCTCAACCCCTGCTGA
- a CDS encoding transporter has translation MAIGVALMLARKIPTAFALGLLAVAIAALSGASLTGKENSITGSVLQTGASLLAATMIAVLLGSWLGTLMEDTGIAATLVRKIVEFGGERPAVVALGVYAVAILCGSITGSAPAAMLAGVVGIPAMIAVGVAPVVAGGTVLMGLATGLPLELIGWQFLSDAVDLPIEQVRAFQLKVFPIALVVGVAYVLIETRRTGARHAWAVRAPRRSRAAARERRGDAPWYALLTPLLPIVLALGLEVPIVPSLLAGLVYGLVTTTRPGKLGERALRSLYRAFDVAAPPIVLFIAIGMLLSAVKLPGAVSALQPLISAVSPSGAVWFVLVFAVLVPLCLYRGPLNVYGLGAGVAGVLVSGGIYPAPAVLGLMSSYGQVLCVSDPTSTQTVWSAQYAGVRPEKVMRSTLPYTWVMAAGGLVLTATLFLR, from the coding sequence ATGGCCATCGGGGTCGCGTTGATGCTGGCCCGCAAGATCCCGACCGCCTTCGCGCTCGGGTTGCTCGCCGTGGCGATCGCGGCGTTGTCGGGCGCGAGCCTGACGGGCAAGGAGAACAGCATCACCGGCTCGGTGTTGCAGACCGGGGCGTCGCTGCTCGCCGCGACGATGATCGCGGTGCTGCTCGGCTCGTGGCTGGGCACGCTGATGGAGGACACCGGGATCGCCGCGACCCTGGTGCGCAAGATCGTCGAGTTCGGCGGGGAGCGACCGGCGGTGGTCGCGCTCGGCGTGTACGCCGTGGCGATCCTGTGCGGCAGCATCACCGGTTCGGCTCCGGCCGCGATGCTCGCCGGGGTGGTCGGCATCCCGGCGATGATCGCGGTCGGCGTGGCCCCGGTGGTGGCCGGCGGGACCGTCCTCATGGGACTGGCGACCGGCCTGCCGCTGGAGCTGATCGGCTGGCAGTTCCTGTCCGACGCGGTGGACCTGCCGATCGAGCAGGTGCGCGCGTTCCAGTTGAAGGTGTTCCCGATCGCGCTGGTCGTCGGCGTCGCCTACGTGCTGATCGAGACCAGGCGCACCGGCGCGCGGCACGCCTGGGCGGTTCGCGCGCCACGCCGATCACGGGCCGCCGCGCGGGAACGGCGTGGGGACGCGCCCTGGTACGCCCTGCTCACCCCGTTGCTGCCGATCGTGCTCGCGCTCGGGCTAGAGGTGCCGATCGTCCCGTCGCTGCTGGCCGGGCTGGTCTACGGCCTGGTGACCACCACGCGGCCCGGCAAGCTGGGTGAACGCGCGCTGCGTTCGCTGTACCGGGCCTTCGACGTGGCGGCCCCGCCGATCGTGTTGTTCATCGCGATCGGGATGCTGCTGTCCGCGGTGAAGCTGCCGGGCGCGGTCAGCGCGCTGCAGCCGCTGATCTCCGCGGTGAGCCCGTCGGGCGCGGTGTGGTTCGTGCTGGTGTTCGCCGTGCTGGTGCCGTTGTGCCTGTACCGCGGGCCGCTCAACGTGTACGGGCTGGGCGCCGGGGTCGCCGGAGTCCTCGTCTCCGGCGGGATCTACCCGGCGCCCGCCGTGCTCGGCCTGATGTCGTCGTACGGCCAGGTGCTCTGCGTGTCCGACCCGACGAGCACGCAGACGGTGTGGAGCGCGCAGTACGCCGGGGTGCGCCCGGAGAAGGTCATGCGCTCCACGCTGCCCTACACCTGGGTGATGGCCGCCGGCGGACTGGTGCTGACGGCCACCCTGTTCCTCAGGTGA
- a CDS encoding hydantoinase/oxoprolinase family protein: MTATPQTVRIGIDVGGTFTDAVAVDAQTFALLGQVKVPTSHDHADGVAHGILTALTRLHEQTGIDPGAVSFLAHGTTQATNALLEGDVATVGIAGIGHGFDGWATGRLRSLRKLELAPGRPLPIRYAAVKDAEHPETVKEAVAKLHSDGAEVIVAVEPFSVDDPAGERAVVTEARAQHLPATATHEITGLYGLSKRARTAVLNAGIMPRMIETADLVDRSVAAAGITAPLMVMRGDGGVMSLEEMRKRPLLTALSGPAAGVAGALMGERLSDGIFLETGGTSTDISVVRRGKVQVRHAKLGGRETYLPALDVRTVGIGGGSLIRVSGQSVTAVGPRSAHIAGLPYACFAKALEGAKLISVSPKDGDPADYAALETADGTRYAITLTCAANALGVVPEDSYAHADPETAKLALAPLANALGLSIEKAAAAVLEQAVKPVRAVVDELVEAYRLEAVTLVGGGGGAAAVTPFLGQSSTMDWRIAKHSEVISPLGAALAMVRESVERIVPNPSHSDVLATRAEAERAVVAQGADPAGVDVDVTVDPQRNLIRAVATGATELRTKDRAGKLDEARVRREVAKSLSVEPADVLELAVTPHHRVWGAKTRKPGFFGRFARPAEQIRVVDGEGVIRLHLSGAHLAETTAGEGNARLTDLVTEHTSVGDGGSRAPAVYLLAGPKIADLSGVLDREQLLALIGAELGTRQPDEPLVALLEDRR; the protein is encoded by the coding sequence ATGACTGCAACGCCGCAGACCGTCCGGATCGGCATCGACGTCGGGGGCACGTTCACCGACGCGGTGGCGGTGGACGCGCAGACCTTCGCCCTGCTCGGGCAGGTCAAGGTCCCCACCAGCCACGACCACGCCGACGGCGTGGCGCACGGCATCCTCACCGCGCTCACCCGGCTCCACGAGCAGACCGGCATCGACCCCGGCGCGGTCTCGTTCCTGGCGCACGGCACCACGCAGGCGACGAACGCGCTGCTCGAGGGCGATGTGGCCACGGTCGGCATCGCCGGGATCGGGCACGGGTTCGACGGCTGGGCCACCGGCAGGCTGCGGTCGCTGCGCAAGCTGGAACTCGCGCCCGGCCGCCCGCTGCCGATCCGGTACGCGGCGGTGAAGGACGCCGAGCACCCGGAGACGGTCAAGGAAGCGGTGGCTAAGCTGCACTCCGATGGCGCCGAGGTGATCGTCGCCGTCGAACCGTTCAGTGTGGACGATCCGGCCGGGGAACGGGCCGTGGTCACCGAGGCACGGGCCCAGCACCTCCCGGCCACCGCCACCCACGAGATCACCGGCCTCTATGGACTGTCCAAACGCGCCAGGACGGCCGTGCTCAACGCCGGGATCATGCCGCGGATGATCGAAACCGCCGACCTGGTGGACCGCAGTGTCGCGGCGGCGGGCATCACCGCGCCGCTGATGGTGATGCGTGGCGACGGCGGCGTGATGTCGCTGGAGGAGATGCGCAAGCGCCCGCTGCTCACCGCGCTTTCCGGCCCGGCGGCGGGTGTGGCCGGGGCGCTGATGGGCGAACGGCTCAGCGACGGCATCTTCCTGGAGACCGGCGGCACGTCGACCGACATCAGCGTGGTGCGCCGCGGAAAGGTGCAGGTCCGGCACGCCAAGCTCGGCGGCCGGGAGACCTACCTGCCCGCGCTCGACGTGCGCACGGTCGGGATCGGTGGCGGCTCGCTGATCCGCGTCTCCGGTCAGTCGGTCACCGCTGTCGGCCCACGCAGCGCGCACATCGCGGGCCTGCCGTACGCCTGCTTCGCGAAGGCGCTCGAAGGCGCCAAGCTGATCAGCGTTTCACCCAAGGACGGCGATCCTGCCGACTACGCCGCGCTGGAGACCGCGGACGGCACCCGGTACGCGATCACCCTCACCTGCGCCGCCAACGCGCTCGGCGTGGTCCCCGAAGACAGCTACGCCCACGCCGATCCCGAGACCGCGAAGCTGGCACTCGCCCCGCTGGCGAACGCTTTGGGCCTGTCCATCGAGAAAGCCGCGGCCGCTGTGCTCGAGCAGGCGGTCAAGCCGGTCAGGGCCGTGGTCGACGAGCTGGTCGAGGCGTACCGGCTCGAGGCCGTCACGCTGGTCGGCGGCGGTGGTGGCGCGGCGGCGGTCACCCCGTTCCTCGGCCAGTCGTCCACTATGGACTGGCGGATCGCGAAGCACAGCGAGGTGATCAGCCCGCTGGGTGCGGCACTGGCGATGGTGCGGGAGTCGGTCGAGCGGATCGTGCCGAACCCGTCGCACAGCGATGTGCTGGCCACGCGTGCCGAAGCCGAACGGGCCGTGGTCGCCCAGGGCGCCGACCCGGCCGGGGTGGACGTCGACGTGACTGTCGATCCGCAGCGAAACCTGATCCGGGCGGTGGCCACCGGGGCGACCGAACTACGCACGAAGGACCGCGCCGGGAAGCTGGACGAGGCCCGAGTACGCCGGGAAGTCGCCAAATCGCTGAGTGTCGAACCCGCTGACGTGCTTGAGCTCGCTGTCACCCCGCACCACCGCGTGTGGGGCGCGAAGACCCGGAAACCCGGCTTCTTCGGCCGCTTCGCCCGGCCGGCCGAGCAGATCCGGGTGGTGGACGGCGAAGGCGTGATCCGGCTGCACCTCTCCGGGGCGCACCTCGCCGAGACGACCGCGGGCGAGGGCAACGCGCGGCTCACCGACCTGGTCACCGAGCACACCTCCGTCGGCGACGGCGGTTCGCGGGCACCGGCGGTGTACCTGCTGGCCGGGCCGAAGATCGCCGACCTGTCCGGGGTGCTCGACCGGGAGCAGCTGCTCGCGCTGATCGGCGCCGAACTCGGCACCCGGCAGCCGGACGAACCGCTGGTCGCGCTGCTGGAGGACCGGCGATGA
- a CDS encoding FAD-dependent oxidoreductase: protein MNELSTEILVVGGGLGGVAAALAAARAGHRVVLTEETTWIGGQLTAQAVPPDENPWIERFGSTATYRQLREGIRNYYRRHYPLRAEARGLTNLNPGAGRVSKLCHEPRVALAVLEAMLAPHLSAGRITLLTGHRPVAAETNGDQVESVRLSDEHGNLLDVQADYVLDATENGDLLPLAGVEFAVGAEAQREYDEPNAPEQADPGNLQGITYCFAMSHHSGQNHVIDRPAMYEFWRSYQPEFWPGPLLGLLAPDPRTLEPVPRTFVPNPDTDPLAISADQSADAGDKELWGFRRILARGMHTPGSFDSDITLVNWPLNDYWLRPALEIDGIADAESVAKAHYEAKQLSLSVLYWLQTEVGFPGLKLRHDVTGTADGLAKAAYVRESRRIKAVTTVTEHHVSLDLLGAHGRAHHADSVGIGSYRIDLHPSTSGDNYVDVASVPFEIPLGALLPRRVENLLPAAKNLGTTHITNGCYRLHPVEWNVGEVAGHLAGFALRRGVSPRKVQADESLFGEFAALLDRAGVERRWPEVRGY, encoded by the coding sequence ATGAACGAACTGTCCACCGAAATCCTCGTCGTCGGCGGTGGCCTCGGCGGCGTCGCCGCGGCACTGGCCGCCGCCCGCGCCGGGCACCGCGTGGTGCTCACCGAGGAGACCACGTGGATCGGCGGCCAGCTGACCGCGCAGGCCGTGCCGCCGGACGAAAACCCGTGGATCGAGCGCTTCGGCTCCACCGCCACCTACCGGCAGCTGCGCGAAGGCATCCGCAACTACTACCGCCGCCACTACCCGCTGCGCGCCGAAGCCCGCGGCCTCACGAACCTGAACCCGGGCGCGGGCCGCGTGAGCAAGCTCTGCCACGAGCCGAGGGTCGCACTGGCGGTGCTGGAAGCCATGCTGGCGCCGCACCTCAGCGCCGGCCGGATCACCCTGCTGACCGGGCACCGGCCGGTGGCCGCGGAAACCAACGGTGACCAGGTCGAATCCGTGCGGCTCAGCGACGAGCACGGCAATCTGCTCGACGTCCAGGCCGACTACGTGCTCGACGCCACCGAGAACGGCGACCTGCTGCCGCTGGCCGGCGTCGAGTTCGCAGTCGGTGCCGAAGCGCAGCGCGAGTACGACGAGCCGAACGCCCCCGAGCAGGCCGACCCCGGCAACCTCCAGGGCATCACCTACTGCTTCGCCATGTCCCACCACAGTGGACAGAACCACGTCATCGACCGTCCGGCGATGTACGAGTTCTGGCGCTCCTACCAGCCGGAGTTCTGGCCGGGGCCGCTGCTCGGCCTCCTCGCGCCCGACCCGCGCACGCTGGAACCGGTGCCACGCACCTTCGTGCCCAACCCGGACACCGACCCGCTCGCGATCAGCGCCGATCAGAGCGCCGACGCCGGGGACAAGGAGCTGTGGGGGTTCCGCCGCATCCTGGCCAGGGGCATGCACACGCCCGGCTCGTTCGACTCGGACATCACGCTGGTCAACTGGCCGCTCAACGACTACTGGCTGCGCCCGGCGCTGGAGATCGACGGGATCGCCGACGCCGAATCCGTGGCGAAAGCGCACTACGAGGCCAAACAACTGTCGCTGTCCGTCCTCTACTGGCTGCAGACCGAGGTCGGCTTCCCCGGCCTGAAGCTGCGCCACGACGTCACCGGCACCGCCGACGGCCTGGCGAAAGCCGCCTACGTGCGGGAATCGCGGCGCATCAAGGCGGTCACCACCGTCACCGAGCACCACGTCTCGCTCGACCTGCTCGGCGCGCACGGCCGCGCCCACCACGCCGATTCGGTCGGCATCGGGAGCTACCGGATCGACCTGCACCCGTCGACCTCCGGGGACAACTACGTGGACGTGGCGAGCGTGCCGTTCGAGATCCCGCTCGGCGCGCTGCTGCCGCGGCGGGTGGAGAACCTGTTGCCCGCGGCCAAGAACCTGGGCACCACGCACATCACCAACGGCTGCTACCGGCTGCACCCGGTGGAGTGGAACGTCGGCGAGGTGGCCGGGCACCTGGCCGGGTTCGCCCTCCGGCGCGGGGTCTCGCCACGCAAGGTGCAGGCCGACGAATCGCTGTTCGGCGAGTTCGCCGCACTGCTCGACCGGGCCGGGGTGGAACGCCGCTGGCCCGAAGTCCGCGGTTACTGA